A single window of Leptolyngbya ohadii IS1 DNA harbors:
- a CDS encoding DUF4007 family protein, whose amino-acid sequence MVKQISLDLGKAEIGKAEIQAVNVFARHETFHPRFGWLKKGFDRAAQDPKVFLHDDAPIRLGVGKNMVRSIRYWEQAFKLLQDDEPTEFGQRLLSDTGWDPFLEDTASLWLLHWQLLKLPCYATAWYYTFNLFRPVEFTEQDLLIALENYYQEQQGLRIASSSFQKDVRCLLKMYVEQQSKSGFTEDSIDCPFTELGLLHTAGDARIYTFRVGAKSNLPPAIVVAACLEFAAQDRQGQGTIAVSRLLYEAGSPGLAFKLSESALCDAIERISQRHDEVTLSDTAGLIQFSFTENPLILAEQILQDYYRGR is encoded by the coding sequence ATGGTAAAGCAGATTAGCCTCGACTTAGGCAAAGCTGAAATAGGTAAAGCTGAAATACAGGCAGTCAATGTCTTTGCTCGCCATGAGACATTCCACCCACGCTTTGGCTGGCTGAAGAAGGGGTTCGATCGGGCTGCTCAAGACCCAAAAGTCTTCCTGCATGATGACGCGCCGATTCGTCTTGGCGTTGGGAAGAATATGGTGCGCTCCATTCGCTATTGGGAGCAGGCTTTTAAGCTGCTACAGGATGATGAGCCAACAGAATTTGGACAACGACTACTAAGCGATACAGGTTGGGACCCATTTCTAGAAGATACTGCCTCACTCTGGCTACTCCATTGGCAGCTACTTAAGCTTCCTTGCTATGCGACTGCCTGGTATTACACCTTCAACCTGTTCCGTCCAGTGGAGTTTACAGAGCAGGACTTGCTGATAGCCCTGGAGAACTACTACCAGGAGCAGCAAGGTCTGCGGATTGCCTCGTCCTCATTTCAGAAGGATGTTCGCTGCTTATTAAAAATGTATGTAGAGCAGCAGAGCAAGTCAGGATTTACAGAAGATTCGATTGATTGCCCCTTCACCGAATTGGGGCTGCTGCATACGGCAGGGGATGCCCGAATCTACACCTTTCGGGTTGGAGCAAAAAGCAATTTGCCTCCAGCCATTGTTGTCGCTGCTTGTTTAGAGTTTGCAGCGCAGGATCGACAGGGACAGGGCACGATCGCTGTATCTCGCCTACTCTACGAAGCGGGGAGTCCAGGGCTAGCCTTCAAGCTCTCAGAAAGTGCTTTGTGTGATGCCATTGAACGAATTTCCCAAAGACACGATGAGGTTACTCTGTCAGACACGGCTGGTTTAATCCAGTTCTCTTTCACAGAAAATCCTCTGATTCTGGCAGAACAAATCTTGCAAGATTACTACCGGGGGAGGTGA
- a CDS encoding phosphoadenosine phosphosulfate reductase family protein has product MSRQVRHILGLSGGKDSTALAVFMRQQHPDLPMEYFFCDTHKELQETYDYLDRIEARLGIKIMRLSADRSFDHWLAIHGGYLPSPRQRWCTEQMKIKPLEEFIGTDQAISYIGIRADENRDGYISTKKNIKPVYPFKENNLVKADIIRLLEDSGIGMPDYYRWRSRSGCYFCFFQRKYEWVMLAQEHPDLFAQAVEYEQNHSDGRTYTWTQGETLLELLARKDEIIADHERLMAREQRTKPNQPLAEVLESVLDEEEETLPCLACHL; this is encoded by the coding sequence ATGAGCAGACAAGTTCGGCATATATTGGGACTTTCGGGTGGCAAGGATAGCACTGCCCTAGCCGTGTTCATGCGACAGCAGCATCCCGATTTGCCAATGGAGTATTTTTTCTGTGATACCCATAAGGAATTGCAGGAAACTTACGACTATCTGGATCGGATTGAGGCTCGGCTCGGCATCAAAATTATGCGCTTAAGTGCCGATCGCAGTTTTGACCATTGGCTTGCGATTCATGGGGGCTACCTTCCTTCTCCTAGGCAAAGATGGTGTACTGAACAAATGAAGATTAAGCCCTTAGAGGAGTTTATTGGCACTGACCAGGCTATTAGCTATATTGGGATACGTGCTGACGAAAATAGAGATGGATACATTTCTACGAAAAAGAACATCAAGCCCGTTTACCCATTTAAGGAAAATAATCTGGTTAAAGCCGACATCATCCGTTTGCTTGAGGATAGTGGAATCGGTATGCCAGATTATTACCGCTGGCGCAGTCGTTCAGGATGTTATTTTTGTTTCTTCCAGCGGAAGTATGAGTGGGTGATGCTAGCGCAAGAACACCCAGATTTATTTGCTCAAGCAGTCGAATATGAGCAAAACCACAGCGACGGACGAACCTATACCTGGACTCAGGGAGAAACGCTACTGGAATTACTAGCCCGGAAGGATGAGATTATCGCTGACCATGAGCGATTGATGGCACGGGAGCAGCGAACGAAACCAAATCAGCCTCTAGCAGAGGTGCTAGAAAGCGTGCTGGACGAGGAGGAGGAAACTTTACCCTGTTTAGCCTGTCATCTCTAG
- a CDS encoding response regulator, which translates to MIRVLLVDDQSLVCEGFKAVLNLQPDIEVVGMAGDGHRAIELVEALQPDLVLMDVQMPLMDGRAATKVICDRFPHVKVLVLSTFDDDEYIVDSIRAGAKGYLLKAMPAAELVHTIRLAHQGYAQLAPGLLDRLMQNAWRSDAPRPAAPELAMLTRREQQVLRLLAEGATNKQIAERLFISEGTVKTHVAHLFERLNCKNRAQVAIVANSIFNSEEHEAS; encoded by the coding sequence ATGATCCGGGTATTATTAGTCGATGATCAAAGCTTGGTCTGCGAGGGGTTCAAGGCGGTGCTGAACTTGCAGCCCGATATCGAAGTTGTGGGTATGGCAGGCGACGGGCATAGGGCGATCGAACTAGTGGAGGCACTTCAGCCCGATCTAGTGCTGATGGATGTGCAGATGCCGCTGATGGATGGTCGAGCCGCGACAAAGGTCATTTGCGATCGATTTCCCCACGTCAAGGTACTGGTACTGAGTACCTTTGATGATGATGAGTACATCGTGGATTCAATTCGAGCGGGCGCAAAGGGATACCTGCTAAAAGCAATGCCCGCCGCAGAACTGGTGCATACAATTCGACTGGCACATCAGGGATACGCTCAACTGGCTCCCGGCTTGCTCGATCGGCTAATGCAAAATGCGTGGCGATCGGACGCTCCTAGACCCGCTGCACCAGAGCTAGCTATGCTGACTCGTCGCGAACAGCAGGTTCTCCGCTTGCTAGCAGAAGGAGCAACGAACAAGCAAATCGCAGAGCGGCTGTTTATCTCCGAGGGAACGGTGAAGACGCACGTCGCCCACCTGTTCGAGCGGCTCAACTGCAAGAATCGCGCTCAGGTGGCGATCGTGGCAAACTCCATTTTCAACAGCGAGGAGCATGAGGCTAGTTAG
- a CDS encoding DNA phosphorothioation-associated putative methyltransferase, with product MFCSFDDFSAIAMTCQRSKVGKLLPDALYVHVSALQALDPLLQDYESEARQIAAHPEDITLVKFSLEKPSISYLVYPEFDNDPHPALQASIQINLQSREVNHRDYGDAGNPFILHRKETFVTPDYPHYQQFAALTRQEQALGLLDNPRSIGTRLAWEERLAQFKVAFQGHALVHRSLLNAQSTQVKIDRHKAAISRNDFSKPVRLALEAGLLNQSTTFFDYGCGQGGDIERITKLGYVSAGWDPYYRPDESLVAADVVNLGYVINVIESQAERREALIKAWELTQQVLIVAAQVLIAQGNSQIAYGDGVITSRNTFQKYYDQEELKIYIDQVLGVDAVPAGLGIYFVFRDEAQAQTFRASRFRSRVSVPKVQLANKRFEDYKELLTPLMAFFTERGRLPTLEELPETEALSTEFGNLRRAFQIVLQATNPQEWDAISDRRRQDLLVYLALSHFGRRPKMRDLTPVVQNDIKSLFGSYQQACAAADLMLMSLGNLEVVEERCKSSAIGQKRPNSLWVHVSAIEALDPLLRLYEGCASRTIGRPQEANVVKFHFRKPKITYLFYPGFDTDPHPALQTSMQIDLRDLHVHYRDYDSDDNLPLLHQKNLMVTADYPLYEKFAKLTRQEEDWGLLDDLGAIFDRRGWQKCLEDHCAELKGHRVVWRKDADPYKVKLIQATRRQASLSKASER from the coding sequence ATGTTTTGTAGCTTTGACGACTTTAGCGCGATCGCCATGACCTGCCAACGGAGTAAGGTAGGGAAACTCTTGCCGGATGCGCTCTACGTCCATGTCTCAGCCCTACAAGCGTTAGATCCCCTCCTGCAAGATTACGAGAGCGAGGCGAGGCAGATTGCTGCCCATCCAGAAGACATCACGCTGGTCAAGTTCAGCCTAGAGAAGCCTAGTATCTCTTATCTGGTCTATCCAGAATTTGATAATGACCCACACCCTGCGCTGCAAGCTAGCATTCAAATTAACCTGCAAAGCCGCGAGGTCAACCACCGCGATTACGGAGATGCAGGCAACCCATTCATTCTTCATCGAAAGGAAACTTTCGTCACGCCTGATTATCCTCACTATCAGCAGTTTGCTGCGCTGACTCGACAGGAACAAGCTTTGGGGTTGCTCGATAATCCGCGATCGATCGGGACGCGCTTAGCCTGGGAAGAACGGCTTGCCCAGTTCAAGGTGGCATTTCAGGGACATGCGCTGGTTCATCGATCGCTCCTTAATGCCCAATCCACTCAGGTTAAGATCGATCGCCACAAAGCAGCTATCAGCCGTAATGATTTCTCTAAACCCGTCCGTCTGGCATTGGAGGCAGGACTGCTGAACCAGAGCACCACGTTTTTTGACTACGGCTGTGGACAGGGTGGGGACATTGAGCGGATCACCAAGCTGGGCTATGTGAGTGCTGGTTGGGACCCCTATTACCGCCCCGATGAATCTCTGGTTGCTGCCGATGTGGTGAACCTGGGTTATGTCATCAACGTGATTGAGTCTCAGGCAGAACGGCGCGAGGCATTGATCAAAGCATGGGAGCTAACACAGCAAGTGCTGATCGTCGCAGCCCAGGTTCTCATTGCCCAGGGGAATAGCCAGATTGCCTACGGCGATGGCGTGATCACGAGCCGCAATACATTTCAGAAGTACTATGACCAGGAAGAACTGAAGATTTACATTGACCAGGTGCTTGGAGTCGATGCAGTTCCAGCAGGGCTAGGTATTTACTTTGTCTTTCGGGACGAGGCACAAGCGCAGACCTTTCGGGCATCTCGGTTTCGATCGCGCGTCAGTGTTCCGAAAGTTCAACTAGCGAATAAACGGTTTGAAGACTACAAGGAATTGTTGACTCCTTTGATGGCGTTCTTTACGGAACGAGGACGATTGCCAACTTTGGAGGAACTGCCTGAGACAGAGGCACTCAGCACCGAATTTGGCAATCTACGACGGGCATTCCAGATTGTCCTGCAAGCTACGAACCCACAGGAGTGGGATGCAATTAGCGATCGCCGTCGGCAGGATTTGCTGGTTTATCTGGCGTTGAGTCACTTTGGTCGTCGTCCGAAGATGCGGGACTTAACGCCTGTGGTTCAGAACGACATAAAGAGCCTGTTTGGTAGCTACCAGCAAGCCTGCGCTGCGGCAGATCTGATGCTGATGAGCTTAGGCAATTTAGAAGTGGTTGAGGAACGCTGCAAGAGTAGTGCGATCGGGCAGAAGCGACCGAATTCACTGTGGGTTCATGTGTCGGCGATCGAAGCTCTTGATCCCTTGCTGCGACTTTATGAAGGATGTGCTTCTCGGACGATCGGTCGTCCTCAGGAAGCCAATGTGGTTAAGTTCCACTTCCGCAAGCCCAAGATTACCTACCTGTTCTATCCAGGCTTTGATACCGACCCCCATCCTGCGCTACAGACCAGTATGCAAATCGATTTGCGGGATCTGCACGTTCATTACCGAGATTACGACTCAGACGACAATCTCCCCCTCCTGCACCAGAAAAATCTGATGGTGACAGCCGACTATCCGCTCTACGAGAAGTTTGCTAAGTTGACTCGCCAGGAAGAGGATTGGGGGCTGCTGGATGATTTGGGAGCCATTTTCGATCGTCGGGGATGGCAGAAATGCTTGGAGGATCACTGTGCTGAATTGAAGGGGCATCGCGTGGTTTGGCGGAAAGATGCTGATCCCTACAAAGTTAAGCTAATCCAGGCAACTCGGCGGCAAGCCTCTTTGAGCAAGGCGTCTGAAAGGTAA
- a CDS encoding DUF2779 domain-containing protein, translating into MLIRCDILHATSAGDWELIEVKSSSRVKDEHYWDVAVQKYVLMQVGLPICSTQLMYINTETCFFPHLDNLFTIADITAEVDRLLPEVPSRINQFRMILAETVEPTLAIGKHCDKPNRCTFWEDCWKHVPEVSIFSIPRLDWKKKEGLIAQGILAIAELPTDYQLSDNQRSYVSSVLANQPQIGREAIAASLAELEYPIQFFDFEAQNPAIPWFHELKPYEQFPLSIYQYSCQVLQADGSIQHHEYLHTDQSDPRPKLIAALTTDISPDRLGCHVPQIL; encoded by the coding sequence TTGCTGATTCGATGCGACATCCTGCACGCGACTTCAGCAGGGGACTGGGAACTCATTGAGGTCAAATCTTCCAGTAGGGTTAAGGATGAGCATTATTGGGACGTTGCGGTTCAAAAATACGTTCTGATGCAGGTCGGGCTACCCATCTGTTCAACCCAATTGATGTACATCAATACTGAAACGTGCTTTTTTCCGCATCTAGACAATCTGTTTACGATCGCAGATATTACCGCAGAGGTCGATCGTCTCCTGCCTGAAGTACCCAGTAGAATCAATCAGTTCAGGATGATTCTGGCTGAGACGGTAGAACCGACCCTAGCGATCGGCAAACACTGCGATAAGCCGAATCGCTGCACCTTTTGGGAGGATTGCTGGAAGCACGTTCCTGAAGTCTCCATTTTTAGTATCCCTCGGCTGGATTGGAAGAAGAAAGAAGGATTGATTGCTCAAGGCATTCTAGCGATCGCCGAACTGCCAACCGATTATCAGCTATCGGACAATCAGCGTAGCTACGTTAGCAGCGTCCTTGCCAATCAGCCACAAATCGGTCGAGAAGCGATTGCGGCTAGCCTTGCCGAACTTGAGTATCCCATTCAATTTTTCGATTTTGAAGCCCAAAATCCAGCTATCCCGTGGTTTCATGAACTAAAGCCCTATGAACAGTTTCCCTTATCAATTTATCAATACAGTTGCCAAGTTCTTCAAGCAGACGGTTCGATCCAGCATCACGAATATCTGCACACTGATCAGTCCGACCCTAGACCAAAATTGATTGCAGCCCTGACGACAGACATTAGCCCCGACAGGCTCGGTTGTCATGTACCACAGATCCTTTGA
- a CDS encoding sensor histidine kinase — MRLPMRLPLKFQSNPFPFLLYTEWVLLASCGSLAIVEAFKEQEIPLQHILILLTLGVLGLRLPAGSRLLKLLYTALEISLIFYGALLGYLHILPMLYLIVVIRSCFLFKAPGRWTVAGFTFLLYLLHQVNYVRSITRLVPVEYQQRFWMHLIAETLMFGLGLFLVIKLANALLTERDLRTDLLMAHKQLQHYAQQDKELATLQERNRIARNIHDSLGHALTALNVQLQAAIELWRHDRNRVEPFLEQAQRLGQTAMQEVRKSVSTLREETHPEQSITEAIAELVEDFRQGTGIETSLEANLNVTLPAPIAHAVYCIVQETLTNIYKHAEATRVDVSLVGCPEKIAIRVSDNGCGFGQSGSTSNGFGLQGIQERVAALGGQFDLVAESGGGCCIRVGIPVCSATVVRSMAISG, encoded by the coding sequence ATGCGATTGCCTATGCGACTGCCGCTCAAGTTTCAGTCGAATCCGTTTCCGTTCCTGCTCTACACCGAGTGGGTGCTGCTGGCTAGCTGCGGATCGCTGGCGATCGTTGAAGCCTTTAAGGAGCAGGAAATTCCGCTCCAGCACATTCTGATCCTGCTAACGCTGGGTGTCTTAGGACTGCGGCTACCTGCCGGAAGTCGATTGCTCAAGTTGCTCTACACGGCACTGGAAATCAGCTTGATTTTCTATGGGGCACTCCTGGGATATCTGCATATCCTGCCCATGCTGTACCTGATCGTCGTGATTCGGAGTTGCTTTCTGTTTAAAGCTCCCGGACGCTGGACGGTCGCAGGTTTTACCTTTCTGCTCTATCTGCTACATCAAGTGAACTACGTCAGGAGCATTACGCGCCTTGTGCCTGTGGAATATCAGCAGCGTTTCTGGATGCACCTAATTGCAGAAACCCTCATGTTTGGATTAGGGCTATTTTTGGTCATCAAGTTGGCAAATGCCCTGTTGACCGAGCGGGATTTGCGAACTGACCTGCTGATGGCGCACAAGCAGCTTCAGCACTACGCTCAACAGGACAAGGAACTCGCCACCCTGCAAGAGCGCAACCGCATCGCCCGCAACATCCATGACTCTCTGGGACACGCATTGACCGCATTAAATGTGCAGCTTCAGGCAGCGATCGAGCTTTGGCGGCATGACCGCAATCGGGTAGAGCCATTTCTGGAGCAAGCGCAGCGGCTTGGACAAACTGCTATGCAAGAAGTGCGAAAGTCCGTTAGCACGCTGAGGGAAGAGACTCATCCTGAACAGAGCATCACTGAGGCAATCGCCGAATTGGTGGAAGATTTCCGCCAGGGAACTGGAATTGAAACCAGCCTGGAGGCGAACCTTAATGTCACATTACCTGCCCCGATCGCTCACGCGGTTTATTGCATTGTGCAGGAGACGTTAACCAATATCTACAAGCACGCAGAAGCCACTAGGGTTGATGTCAGTTTAGTGGGATGCCCTGAGAAGATTGCGATTCGGGTGAGTGATAACGGCTGTGGGTTTGGTCAAAGCGGTTCTACCTCAAACGGATTCGGGCTACAGGGGATTCAGGAGCGAGTCGCAGCACTGGGCGGTCAGTTTGACCTAGTAGCTGAGTCGGGAGGTGGCTGCTGTATCAGAGTTGGAATTCCCGTCTGCTCAGCAACCGTTGTCCGGTCGATGGCAATTTCAGGGTGA